One segment of Sesamum indicum cultivar Zhongzhi No. 13 linkage group LG4, S_indicum_v1.0, whole genome shotgun sequence DNA contains the following:
- the LOC110011924 gene encoding B3 domain-containing protein Os01g0723500-like, with amino-acid sequence MEGNPRCFFKIMMPGFQGKLNLPPAFCKKVREERSDWAIVTSRKGMWKMNVCRNPEGLISFVNGWPEFVSDHGLSVGDFVVFEHTGDLHFNAVVFDVSACNKEFVVEFKKEDPGRQVHSKYHSRNTKKEAPGRQVHSKYHSRNTKRKPDKESVISKNPYFVLTLKPSHLQKSGKVTIPANFSRSNNLNGFSSVILTDPNRREWPIKLSFQRTGQFRARMATGWVSFYASNKLQEGDVCVFEVNRSSQCNKSIMMDVKIFRAPLVHGIDSLNS; translated from the exons ATGGAAGGAAATCCAAGGTGTTTTTTCAAGATCATGATGCCTGGTTTCCAGGGAAAATTG AATTTGCCGCCAGCTTTCTGTAAGAAGGTAAGGGAAGAGAGATCAGATTGGGCCATTGTAACAAGTCGTAAAGGAATGTGGAAGATGAATGTGTGCAGAAACCCTGAAGGTCTGATAAGTTTCGTGAATGGATGGCCTGAATTTGTGAGTGATCATGGGCTGAGTGTTGGAGACTTTGTTGTGTTCGAACACACTGGTGACTTGCATTTCAATGCTGTGGTTTTTGACGTGAGTGCCTGCAACAAAGAGTTTGTTGTGGAGTTCAAGAAAGAGGATCCTGGTCGACAAGTTCATTCCAAGTACCATTCAAGAAACACCAAGAAAGAGGCTCCTGGTCGACAAGTTCATTCCAAGTACCATTCAAGAAACACCAAGA GGAAACCAGATAAGGAATCGGTTATCAGCAAAAACCCATATTTCGTCCTGACACTAAAACCTTCTCATCTTCAGAAATCTGGAAAAGTT ACTATCCCAGCAAATTTTTCGAGGTCAAATAATCTCAATGGCTTCTCGAGTGTAATTTTAACAGATCCTAATAGAAGAGAATGGCCAATCAAACTCTCATTCCAGAGAACTGGTCAGTTCCGGGCCAGAATGGCCACAGGTTGGGTTAGTTTTTATGCATCAAATAAGCTCCAAGAGGGAGATGTTTGCGTTTTTGAAGTCAATCGTAGTTCGCAGTGTAATAAGAGTATTATGATGGATGTAAAGATTTTTCGGGCTCCCCTCGTCCATGGCATAGATTCTCTCAACTCTTAA
- the LOC105160155 gene encoding uncharacterized protein LOC105160155: protein MVEKTDVLKWPCHTRFTPVKKFSNEYFKFHRERGHDTEDCFQLKDEIDRLIRQGYFKDLILHGRDVESGARKSRSRSRDRGQGREKDERKESNVRDNAPVKDVIYTIARGPEGGDSGRTRKRQGRINQTSQLVMNVEPEEEIVFGDKDVAERIGSQNDPMVIKIDIGNFVVHKVLVHNGSFTDIIFGDVLVKMGQDNAKLEPVRTPLVGFGGTEVESLGTIDLPVSLGEEPKCKTLMVKFLFVDTPFAYTVILGRPGVILSEQLFQHTILK from the coding sequence ATGGTGGAGAAAACGGATGTCTTAAAATGGCCTTGTCATACTCGATTCACACCTGTGAAGAAGTTCTCTAacgaatattttaaatttcatcgAGAGCGGGGTCATGACACAGAGGATTGTTTCCAGTTAAAAGATGAGATAGATCGATTAATCCGGCAGGGATATTTTAAAGATCTAATTCTGCATGGTCGCGATGTAGAAAGCGGTGCTCGAAAAAGCAGATCAAGGAGCAGGGATAGAGGTCAAGGTCGTGAAAAAGATGAGAGAAAGGAATCTAACGTGCGAGACAATGCACCTGTGAAAGATGTAATATATACCATTGCACGAGGACCTGAAGGAGGTGATTCGGGACGAACCAGGAAAAGACAGGGAAGGATAAATCAGACGAGCCAATTAGTTATGAATGTGGAGCCTGAGGAAGAGATAGTATTCGGGGACAAAGACGTTGCGGAAAGAATCGGGTCGCAAAATGATCCAATGGTAATCAAAATAGACATAGGTAATTTTGTTGTTCACAAGGTGCTAGTACACAATGGGAGTTTCACAGATATCATCTTCGGAGATGTGTTAGTTAAGATGGGGCAAGACAATGCCAAGTTGGAACCCGTGAGGACACCGCTGGTAGGTTTTGGAGGTACTGAGGTAGAATCACTAGGAACAATCGATCTGCCTGTATCACTGGGGGAAGAACCCAAATGCAAGACATTGATGGTTAAGTTTCTATTTGTGGACACACCTTTCGCATACACCGTCATTTTGGGAAGACCGGGTGTAATTCTTTCCGAACAATTGTTTCAACATACCATCTTAAAATAA
- the LOC105160156 gene encoding B3 domain-containing protein Os01g0723500-like — translation MEGNPRCFFKIMMPGFQGKLNLPPAFCKKVREERSDWAIVTSRKGMWKMNVCRNPEGLISFVNGWPDFVSDHGLSVGDFVVFEHTGDLHFNAVVFDVSACNKEFVVEFKKEDPGRQVHSKYHSRNTKRKPDKESVISKKPYFVLTLKSSHQKSGQVTIPASFSRSNNLNGFSSIILTDPNRREWPIKLSFQRTGQFRARMATGWVSFYASNKLQEGDVCVFEVNRSSQCNKSIMMDVKIFRDPLVHDIDSLDC, via the exons ATGGAAGGAAATCCAAGGTGTTTTTTCAAGATCATGATGCCTGGTTTCCAGGGAAAATTG AATTTGCCGCCAGCTTTCTGTAAGAAGGTAAGGGAAGAGAGATCAGATTGGGCCATTGTAACAAGTCGTAAAGGAATGTGGAAGATGAATGTGTGCAGAAACCCTGAAGGTCTGATAAGTTTCGTGAATGGATGGCCTGACTTTGTGAGTGATCATGGGCTGAGTGTTGGAGACTTTGTTGTGTTCGAACACACTGGTGACTTGCATTTCAATGCTGTGGTTTTTGACGTGAGTGCCTGCAACAAAGAGTTTGTTGTGGAGTTCAAGAAAGAGGATCCTGGTCGACAAGTTCATTCCAAGTACCATTCAAGAAACACCAAGA GGAAACCAGACAAGGAATCGGTTATCAGCAAAAAGCCATATTTCGTCCTGACACTGAAATCTTCTCATCAGAAATCTGGACAAGTT ACTATCCCAGCAAGTTTTTCGAGGTCAAATAATCTTAATGGCTTCTCGAGTATAATTTTAACAGATCCTAATAGAAGAGAATGGCCAATCAAACTCTCATTCCAGAGAACTGGTCAGTTCCGGGCCAGAATGGCCACAGGTTGGGTTAGCTTTTATGCATCAAATAAGCTCCAAGAGGGAgatgtttgtgtttttgaaGTCAATCGTAGTTCGCAGTGTAATAAGAGTATTATGATGGATGTAAAGATTTTTCGGGATCCCCTCGTCCATGACATAGATTCTCTCGACTGTTAA